The Dreissena polymorpha isolate Duluth1 chromosome 4, UMN_Dpol_1.0, whole genome shotgun sequence region ttctaggtataaaaaaattcaggggggggggcatgcctCCGGACACCCCTAgaatgacctaagatactgcctcggctaaaatttgggtctggctacgccactggttacctcactttaatgcattgcattccaacccgcaaggtatcaaggtcagttcccggtcagttacagaaatcgttatatataaaaaaaacgctaTCGGgtaaattgaaaaagaaaaaaccatttaatatgtattttggcataatcaaaacaaagtgtatgcattaatatttgtgtatatttatgtgttttgtatctatgttattaatgaaattattagatgaatataaaatctgagtatatatgttaataaaacaattgtttcataacaaatactagtaacaatataaatccaatgatgattgtttgtggtctattaagttcatttagtttccaatatcatctccatatgaatatcttaagtatatcaaaataaacacttcattaataataacattgctttataaccagcatgcacatgttacaatagaaattaaagcaccaattacataaagaagtacatcggTATAcgcaaagtaacaaatcttgctatacaaacatataaatgatctaattataacacgtaacaaatgatcatcgcaaaaACAGTCTTGGCTATGGgggtttattataccaacaaacatattggcCAGAAAAAAAATGACCagaaactttactgatttaaaataaatatttctactcCTCCTGGTAACCAATTTGTCCCCGTGACGCAATCGGTAACgcgtcagactctggatccattgaccactattatattgtcactgcgttggttcgaaccCGATAAGGTCTGTTTTTTCCAAATAACCATCAATGCtcctttttatatgtgcttatgagcaaaaacgcttttgatttaatgtattcACATTTttcgctaaaatgtttgatagatctgttttcttcatattataatgtagatctatattattttaatatttcaataataaatatattaagcacattctattatccatatacatattatGGCTTGTATGTGAGACCTGCgtctcaattttttttaatctttttctatctgacttcaaatgaagtgacatcattgtcacttcaaacaccgtttatggcaacagaatctaaaattgacaataaacttgtaCGCGATTGTTTCGTcaactttattgatactaaactGTTATTTGTAGCGTCTACGATTcagataatttaggtataaaatgtggtttaaacggcctttaaaacgcaccaaagacgttctaggtataaaaaaattcagggggggggggcatgcctcCGGACACCCCTAgaatgacctaagatactgcctcggctaaaatttgggtctggctacgccactggttacctcactttaatgcattgcattccaacccgcaaggtatcaaggtcagttcccggtcagttacagaaatcgttatatataaaaaaaacgctaTCGGGTAAATTGAAAAAGAAAgatattaaatgaagatattcggcgatattattatggtatgtcaatcatagattttttatgtgttctcgacaattgcatgataagtaccagttttaattaatttaattagaaatattcaaCGATATAGacaaatttattaagcatgatcgagatgattcacgatactattttCCTAATGGAATAAAAAAATGGCCGACAAACCACAAAAacaggtctgttcgaagaacgcgcataaaaatttcaaatatgtacgaCTGATTCGTGTGTTGCAagctgacctatatgctttcatttacattcattcttcttgtgtttttctattctgtaaatatagatatctgatcaATAATAAGCCACGACATCTGGCGCAACACCACGTATTTGATTTGGGTgtaatgcagctaagaactgcgcagaaaaaggcattttttaatctcataaaaacaacttttgatcgttcgtcaacaccgaccacaatcaacgccgtatatctttttttttaaagatatttcttgttttcattttgtcaatttaccaaaacgtgaaagagCCCCTTTAAAACGTTTGTTTTTTATGGTGTTTGTGACCGAAAAcaagaacaatatttatttttatattgtgttgtatttattCGTGTTGCGTTTGTTCATAACATGTACGCGTTTAACGAAATGCAGTTAAGCGCGTTTATGATATTAGAAAGTAACatctcttaacccatttatgcagagtggactctcccatccttctaaattggatcaatttatttccaaaattagggatgccttgtatatttatttctatatttagaatatttcttacagaaattcatttaagcaaacagcgcagaccttgatgagacgtcTCATGCAGCgtcgcatctgggtctacgctgtttgcaaagtccttttttctagacgctaggcataaatgggttattagTCGTAGAGAAGAATATCATTGTCTAGCAGTTGAGAGCGTCCAGCTGTCCCATATTGGCCCGGGTGTCTCCGATGGGTTTTCCGCTACGATCCTGACAAAAGCACACCGAACCCGTGCATCCGGTGGGGGCGTAGTTTCCGAAGCGATCACATGAGAACATCCGACCAATGAGGCCCGTTTTCTGGTAGGCGTACTGGTCACGTGCGCACTCTGTGAAGGTTacaaaacatgtgattttttttcgTTTGTTCTGCATATGAGCTTTTGGGTACGAATGAGCTTTTTATTTAAATCTAACGAAACTTATGCACACAAACGTAAAATATTGTGTTACATGTTACCAACACACAGTAGTTATGAAGCATCATAAAATGGTATATCTTTCGACATTTTTAACATATGATAATACACATTGCACATGCAACACTTTATTTAATTCTTATCATAACGTACAATGCCTGCACATTTGATTGGTGTGTGATGaacaatgtagaacatcatcaaATATTGTATGTCTATATATCGACCGTTATCTATGGTGATTCCAATTGGTAAATCGCATAAATCCACTGTAATATATGCCATTGTATTTCTATTCGCGCACGCAAAGTTATCAATATTATTCCAATGATTTGTTTATGCCATAACGTAAACGCAGTCTCagcaattatattttaagtacATGTGTACTTACGGCAGTCCATGTCGGCAGCCTCCCACCTGTTGACCATGAAACCAGAAATCTCAGAGCCGTTGGGAGCGACACAGAACGCTCTGAAATATAAATGGCGAGTCTCCTCGTTACATTATACCGGCTGCTATAAATATTGCTGTGACATTAACTGTGGAACATATAACAAGCTTGTTTTATTGCTCGTAGGGTCGAGCGACTTATTCTACAAAATCTCTTATTTTTGTTTCGGGTGTTTTTGTTACATATATTAATGTTTTAGGCTAATAACGTCTTCGTATTGATAGCATCCCTTTCGAGATAATGTTCAGGTGATTTCTGATAAGTTTAGAagacaaaatcttaaaaaattgtAGTGCGCAATACCGGAAGAGGTATCAGAAGTTCTTACTGGGAGCCTTGGTACTGCATTCCCTTGAAGTCACCATTTGCTTCACAAAGGGGTCGCTCCAGTCCCCTTAGCATCCCGTTAGCGGCGGCGTATTTTGCCTCCACTTCCGCAAGCTTAGCGGAGCAGGAACCTGGAAAAAATGAAGGCATTAAAATATGGCAAGGGCCAGTATGGGCCGCTGTTATTTAACGAATGAATTAAGTGTtggtacaaaataaaaatattttatttgatccACATTCGATGATAAATCGGTGGTGAAGCAAAGCAAAATATGGGAgagtgaggggggggggggggttaaaggACCAACTTTAAAAATAGTCTTCTCTTAAATCGCGCGAAATATCCCaacttgtttaaatataacacaTGCCAAAACACATGAATGCATCAGTGTACGGTATCGTAGCCCGTATAGAGAATATGGCGTTTTCCCTCAATGCATACTTTTTATATTCAACTACTTCAAAATGTTGGCTTCACCTATACTTTGACATATACATAAAGCATACATAGAAGACATTTTGTCAGCCCAAAACGTGTAAACTAGTACAgcatactgattttttttaaattaaacttttaCAGATCACTGATACTTTTGATTAATTCGAAAGCTTCAAACGCATTCCTATAAACGGATATGATTTTCTTCGAAGTGAAAGTTTGAAGGCATTAAATGTAATCGTATCCATCACCTTACCCAATCCTCCGAGGgttatcacgtgacaaacaatGTGGCGACCTCCATGACGAGACATAcacttttcgccgttttatacccttgaTTACCGgtacttttattaattgttaaaatgccgctcactttccagccatatcacaCAAgtacagctcccgctaagaaattcacagccagtaaagtcgagataaagagcgaatactAATATTTAATAATCGCTAATCACCTTGctgatatgactggaaagtgatTGGCATTTTTACAGTTGATAAActtaataaagggtataaaacggcgaaaatacTTATcacggcatggacgtcgccaacTTATTTGCCACGTTATTACCCCTCTGAATCCTGCATGTTTCACCTGCTTGGCGTTTCTGCACGCTACGTTTGCACGTGAACGTCTCGATGTCGCACGTAAGATCGGAAGCGCACTCCGAGTCGGCAGGAACTCCCAGCATCATCATAGCTCGACAATTGTCACCCTCAGCTGTAGGACAAAACCGTAGTTGTGGATGTATCGTTGTAAACCCATTTAAGCATTGTGGACTATCCCGtcgttctaaattggatcaatttatttccaaaattagggatgtctagtatattaatttctatatttaaaatatttcttacagaaattcctttaaacaaacagcgcagacatcatgcggcgtctcatctgggtctacgctgtttgcaaaatccttttttctagacgctaggcatacatgggttaaccgTTCAACATAAAACGATTCTGCGTCAAAAGTTGACCAATTCGTTAGCATGGTTGGTTTGACAACACAATGTATCTGAGGGTCAAAGGGAAGTTTATTTGGAGGTGCCCACGAGTATATTACATCAttgtaaaatctttaaacaatcgcatgatgcggcgtcttatctgggtctgcgatgtttgc contains the following coding sequences:
- the LOC127876746 gene encoding uncharacterized protein LOC127876746, which encodes MWRACPAISNGNCNGVVRPKGGVCGCCDVCITQLAEGDNCRAMMMLGVPADSECASDLTCDIETFTCKRSVQKRQAGSCSAKLAEVEAKYAAANGMLRGLERPLCEANGDFKGMQYQGSQAFCVAPNGSEISGFMVNRWEAADMDCQCARDQYAYQKTGLIGRMFSCDRFGNYAPTGCTGSVCFCQDRSGKPIGDTRANMGQLDALNC